In a genomic window of Variovorax paradoxus:
- a CDS encoding SDR family oxidoreductase has product MSARTLKNKVAVIAGGGKNLGALVAQQLVDGGVRGVAIHYNSDSSRADAEKTAAALQAKGADTLLVQGDLAVVENNVELFDQAVKQFGQVDIAINTAGVVIKKPILEVTEADYDKSFDANAKAAFFFIQQAGRTLAEGGSIVTIVSSLLAAYTPYYAIYPGSKAAVEHYTRAASKEFGERGISVNAIGPGPMDTPFFYGQESKEAVDYHSSAAALSKYSKKGLTDIEDIAPIVRFLVTEGWWITGQTIFANGGYTTR; this is encoded by the coding sequence ATGTCCGCACGCACATTGAAGAACAAGGTCGCCGTCATCGCCGGCGGCGGCAAGAACCTCGGCGCGCTCGTCGCGCAGCAGCTGGTCGACGGGGGCGTGCGCGGCGTCGCCATCCACTACAACAGCGACAGCTCGCGCGCCGATGCCGAGAAGACGGCCGCGGCGCTCCAGGCCAAGGGCGCCGACACCCTGCTGGTGCAGGGCGACCTCGCGGTGGTCGAGAACAACGTCGAGCTGTTCGACCAAGCCGTCAAGCAGTTCGGCCAGGTCGACATCGCGATCAACACCGCGGGCGTGGTCATCAAGAAGCCGATCCTCGAGGTCACCGAAGCCGACTACGACAAGAGCTTCGACGCCAATGCCAAGGCCGCCTTCTTCTTCATCCAGCAGGCCGGCCGCACGCTGGCCGAGGGCGGCAGCATCGTCACGATCGTGAGTTCGCTGCTCGCGGCCTACACGCCGTACTACGCGATCTACCCGGGCTCGAAGGCCGCGGTGGAGCACTACACGCGCGCCGCCTCCAAGGAGTTCGGCGAGCGCGGCATCTCGGTCAACGCGATCGGCCCGGGCCCGATGGACACGCCGTTCTTCTACGGCCAGGAGAGCAAGGAGGCGGTGGACTACCACAGCAGCGCCGCCGCGCTCAGCAAGTACTCGAAGAAGGGCCTGACCGACATCGAGGACATCGCGCCGATCGTGCGCTTCCTGGTCACCGAGGGCTGGTGGATCACCGGCCAGACCATCTTCGCCAACGGCGGCTACACCACGCGCTGA
- a CDS encoding serine hydrolase, with translation MWREFESLVESSMKEWKIPGLALAVIEDGEVSLLKGYGVRDLRGNEPVTADTQFLLCSITKSFTAAGLGLLVDEGRLAWSRPVREVIPEFRLHDAVATAQLTVRDLLSHLSGLPRHDWLHMPADLTSAQMLPLLRHLVPSRELREAFQYSNLGYMVAGIVIERISGKGWQDFVTERLLKPLGFTHYGFGIDALVAAADAARPHTMVEGDPVPAQLWPVPTAAGGGLNASAADLAKWMRCLLDEGRVGDTPLLSARTVREMGMPRAWMSRSEHAEIGDSHYGLGLFCENYRGERTLAHSGSWFGWATLMTVVPSRRAGVAVLTNRAPGAVPSILTFAALDRIAGREPVDWFQRLLAKRRADLVQQRVDDKARTDRRRTGTQPSHALAEYAGRYEHPAYGRIEIAHEGDHLAWHWRGAAGTLTHWHYDMFVTPDRPTVFHPDNLALSFLYDRAGRIDRIAVPFEPMVEDIVFRRAKDAPEA, from the coding sequence ATGTGGCGCGAATTCGAAAGCCTCGTCGAAAGCTCGATGAAGGAATGGAAGATCCCTGGGCTCGCGCTCGCGGTGATCGAGGATGGCGAGGTCTCGCTGCTGAAGGGCTACGGCGTGCGCGACCTGCGCGGCAACGAGCCCGTGACCGCCGACACGCAGTTCCTGCTGTGCTCGATCACCAAGTCGTTCACCGCGGCCGGGCTCGGCCTGCTGGTCGACGAGGGCCGGCTCGCCTGGAGCCGGCCGGTGCGCGAGGTCATTCCGGAGTTCCGGCTGCACGATGCGGTGGCGACCGCGCAGCTCACGGTGCGCGACCTGCTGAGCCACCTCAGCGGCCTGCCGCGCCACGACTGGCTGCACATGCCGGCCGACCTGACGAGCGCGCAGATGCTGCCACTGCTGCGCCACCTGGTGCCGAGCCGCGAACTGCGCGAGGCCTTCCAGTACTCGAACCTCGGCTACATGGTCGCGGGCATCGTGATCGAACGCATCAGCGGCAAGGGCTGGCAGGACTTCGTGACCGAGCGGCTGCTGAAGCCGCTGGGCTTCACGCACTACGGCTTCGGCATCGACGCGCTGGTCGCGGCCGCCGATGCGGCCCGACCGCACACCATGGTCGAGGGCGATCCCGTGCCCGCGCAGCTGTGGCCGGTGCCGACGGCCGCGGGCGGCGGGCTCAATGCCAGCGCCGCCGATCTCGCGAAGTGGATGCGCTGCCTGCTCGACGAAGGCCGCGTGGGCGACACGCCGCTGCTGTCGGCCAGGACGGTGCGCGAGATGGGCATGCCGCGCGCCTGGATGTCGCGCTCCGAGCATGCCGAGATCGGCGATTCGCACTACGGCCTGGGCCTGTTCTGCGAGAACTACCGCGGCGAGCGCACGCTCGCGCATTCGGGCTCGTGGTTCGGCTGGGCCACGCTGATGACCGTGGTGCCGTCGCGCCGCGCGGGCGTGGCGGTGCTGACCAACCGCGCGCCGGGCGCCGTGCCCTCGATCCTCACCTTCGCGGCGCTCGACCGCATCGCGGGCCGAGAGCCGGTCGACTGGTTCCAGCGGCTGCTCGCGAAGCGCCGCGCCGACCTGGTCCAGCAGCGGGTCGACGACAAGGCACGCACCGACCGGCGCCGCACCGGCACGCAGCCCAGCCATGCGCTCGCGGAGTACGCGGGGCGCTACGAACATCCGGCCTACGGCCGCATCGAGATCGCGCACGAGGGCGACCACCTCGCCTGGCACTGGCGCGGTGCCGCCGGCACGCTCACGCACTGGCACTACGACATGTTCGTCACGCCGGACCGGCCGACGGTGTTCCACCCCGACAACCTTGCGCTGAGCTTTCTCTACGACCGCGCGGGCCGCATCGACCGCATCGCGGTGCCCTTCGAGCCGATGGTGGAGGACATCGTGTTCAGGCGCGCGAAGGACGCGCCCGAGGCCTAG
- a CDS encoding malonyl-CoA decarboxylase, with amino-acid sequence MSATEWFQARLRTGDKNERKVPVASDAPAKAAAKSAPKPSARTTAERLEATLRKADEALSPRALRRVLAAMQSVIDPRVSEVEGGRRAHAIAVEYAAATPEERRDFWALMSEHFAADAQKLKTARDQHQAAVGTPDEGQAELKLRRALVSPRMRLLQRFAVEPAGMRFLVDLRAELLPGLKGDRRLLALDAELEQLFSTWFDVAFLELRRIDWNSPASLIEKLIRYEAVHDIKSWNDVKNRLDDSDRRCYGFFHPRLPNEPLIFVEVALVDRVSDGITPLLDETAVPVPPARATTAIFYSISNTQNGLRGVSFGDSLIKRVVETLQDELPRLKTFATLSPIPGFRTWLAKNAPDMVARLDEKRAAEIGRLVGSLPPTADRLLAAVDAAASLDAKSPLRQWLLQCAAEYLGRSLVDGTPADPVARFHLGNGARVERLNWAGDPSPKGQKQSYGLMVNYLYDLKRLDRHRDWLAQGKVAVSGDVDSLFFKKA; translated from the coding sequence ATGAGTGCGACCGAATGGTTCCAGGCGCGATTGCGCACGGGCGACAAGAACGAACGCAAGGTGCCGGTGGCTTCCGATGCCCCCGCGAAGGCCGCCGCCAAGTCGGCCCCCAAGCCCAGCGCCCGCACCACCGCCGAGCGGCTCGAGGCCACCCTGCGCAAGGCCGACGAGGCGCTGTCGCCGCGCGCGCTGCGCCGCGTGCTGGCCGCCATGCAATCGGTGATCGACCCGCGCGTGAGCGAGGTCGAGGGCGGCCGCCGCGCCCATGCCATCGCGGTCGAATACGCTGCCGCCACGCCCGAGGAGCGGCGCGATTTCTGGGCGCTGATGAGCGAGCACTTCGCCGCCGACGCGCAAAAGCTCAAGACCGCGCGCGACCAGCACCAGGCCGCCGTCGGCACGCCCGACGAGGGCCAGGCCGAGCTCAAGCTGCGCCGCGCGCTGGTGTCGCCGCGCATGCGCCTCTTGCAGCGTTTCGCGGTCGAGCCCGCGGGCATGCGCTTCCTGGTCGACCTGCGCGCCGAGCTGCTGCCCGGCCTCAAGGGCGACCGCCGCCTGCTCGCGCTCGACGCCGAGCTCGAGCAGCTGTTCTCGACCTGGTTCGACGTCGCTTTCCTCGAGCTGCGCCGCATCGACTGGAACTCGCCGGCCTCGCTGATCGAGAAGCTGATCCGCTACGAGGCGGTGCACGACATCAAGAGCTGGAACGACGTGAAGAACCGGCTCGACGACAGCGACCGCCGCTGCTACGGCTTCTTCCATCCGCGGCTGCCCAACGAGCCGCTGATCTTCGTCGAGGTGGCGCTGGTCGACCGCGTGAGCGACGGCATCACGCCGCTGCTCGACGAGACGGCCGTGCCGGTGCCGCCGGCGCGCGCCACCACCGCGATCTTCTATTCGATCAGCAACACGCAGAACGGCCTGCGCGGCGTGAGCTTCGGCGACTCGCTGATCAAGCGCGTGGTCGAGACCCTGCAGGACGAACTGCCGCGGCTCAAGACCTTCGCCACGCTGTCGCCGATCCCGGGCTTTCGCACCTGGCTCGCGAAGAACGCGCCCGACATGGTCGCGCGCCTCGACGAGAAGCGCGCCGCCGAGATCGGCCGCCTCGTGGGCTCGCTGCCGCCCACGGCCGACCGGCTGCTGGCCGCGGTCGATGCCGCCGCGAGCCTGGACGCCAAGTCGCCGCTGCGCCAGTGGCTGCTGCAGTGCGCGGCCGAGTATCTGGGCCGCTCGCTGGTCGACGGCACGCCGGCCGATCCGGTCGCGCGCTTCCACCTGGGCAACGGCGCGCGCGTCGAGCGCCTCAACTGGGCCGGCGATCCGTCGCCCAAGGGACAGAAGCAGTCCTATGGCCTCATGGTGAACTACCTTTACGATCTCAAGCGTCTCGACCGGCACCGCGACTGGCTCGCGCAAGGCAAGGTGGCCGTGTCGGGAGACGTCGACAGTCTGTTTTTCAAGAAGGCCTGA
- a CDS encoding prolipoprotein diacylglyceryl transferase — MLMYPQINPIALQLGPIAIHWYGLTYLAAFALFYFLGTLRLKHEPYRSLVGAGAWQRKDIEDILFLGVVGVIVGGRLGYCLFYRPEFYLFNPLEIFKVWEGGMSFHGGMLGVIAAMVWFARSRARPFWQVMDFVAPCVPTGLAAGRVGNFINGELWGRFSSPDLPWGMVFPQSGSMLPRHPSQVYQFLLEGLLLFVLLWLYARKPRKQAQVSAAFLVGYGIFRFIAEFFREPDKIFAHPGNELGLRALDLSQGQWLCVPMILGGIALWVWASRREQAVPVASKA, encoded by the coding sequence ATGCTCATGTATCCGCAGATCAATCCCATCGCCCTGCAGCTCGGGCCGATCGCCATCCACTGGTACGGCCTGACCTACCTGGCGGCCTTCGCGCTGTTCTATTTCCTCGGCACGCTGCGGCTGAAGCACGAGCCCTACCGCAGCCTCGTGGGCGCAGGTGCCTGGCAGCGCAAGGACATCGAGGACATCCTGTTCCTCGGCGTGGTCGGCGTCATCGTCGGCGGCCGGCTCGGCTACTGCCTGTTCTACCGGCCCGAGTTCTACCTGTTCAACCCGCTCGAGATCTTCAAGGTCTGGGAGGGCGGCATGAGCTTCCACGGCGGCATGCTCGGCGTGATCGCGGCCATGGTCTGGTTCGCGCGTTCGCGTGCGCGGCCGTTCTGGCAGGTGATGGACTTCGTCGCGCCCTGCGTGCCCACCGGCCTCGCGGCGGGGCGCGTTGGCAACTTCATCAACGGCGAACTCTGGGGCCGCTTCAGCAGCCCCGACCTGCCCTGGGGCATGGTGTTCCCGCAGAGCGGCTCGATGCTGCCGCGCCATCCCTCGCAGGTCTACCAGTTCCTGCTCGAGGGGCTCTTGCTGTTCGTGCTGCTGTGGCTCTACGCGCGCAAGCCGCGCAAGCAGGCCCAGGTGTCGGCCGCTTTCCTGGTGGGCTACGGCATCTTCCGTTTCATCGCCGAATTCTTCCGCGAGCCCGACAAGATCTTTGCCCACCCGGGCAACGAGCTGGGCCTGCGCGCCCTCGACCTGAGCCAGGGCCAGTGGCTCTGCGTGCCGATGATCCTGGGCGGCATCGCGCTGTGGGTCTGGGCCTCGCGCCGCGAGCAGGCCGTGCCGGTGGCGAGCAAGGCCTGA
- a CDS encoding enoyl-CoA hydratase/isomerase family protein, whose product MSAGSVGLRREGALAFLTLSNPARLNAMTRAMWRELRVLAAGLAADPALRCVIVRGEGGAFCAGGDISEYPSFRFEAASLREFHENEVWAALQALLDCPVPLVAQIEGACMGAGIEIASCCDIRLAGAASKFGAPIAKLGFPMAPREAALVHGAIGDTLARDMLLAAGVHDATRLYHAGFLLSVLPDAEVAAAAEAHAARIARLAPQTARMHKRTFAVLHHAVTGANTAPPEVEPVEALVATAYDYADSAEHREGIAAFLAKRAPDF is encoded by the coding sequence ATGAGCGCGGGCAGCGTCGGCCTGCGCCGCGAGGGCGCGCTCGCGTTCCTCACGCTGTCGAACCCGGCACGCCTGAATGCGATGACGCGCGCGATGTGGCGCGAGCTGCGCGTGCTGGCGGCCGGCCTCGCCGCCGATCCGGCGCTGCGCTGCGTGATCGTGCGCGGGGAGGGCGGCGCCTTCTGCGCGGGCGGCGACATCTCCGAATACCCGTCGTTCCGCTTCGAGGCCGCGAGCCTGCGCGAATTCCACGAGAACGAGGTCTGGGCCGCGCTGCAGGCGCTGCTCGACTGCCCCGTGCCGCTGGTCGCGCAGATCGAGGGCGCCTGCATGGGCGCGGGCATCGAGATCGCGAGCTGCTGCGACATCCGCCTCGCGGGCGCCGCGTCGAAGTTCGGCGCGCCGATCGCGAAGCTCGGTTTTCCGATGGCGCCGCGCGAGGCCGCGCTGGTGCATGGCGCCATCGGCGACACGCTGGCGCGCGACATGCTGCTGGCCGCCGGCGTGCACGACGCCACGCGCCTGTACCACGCGGGCTTCCTGCTGTCGGTGCTGCCCGATGCCGAGGTGGCCGCCGCGGCCGAGGCGCATGCGGCGCGCATCGCGCGGCTCGCGCCGCAGACCGCGCGCATGCACAAGCGCACCTTCGCCGTGCTGCACCATGCCGTGACCGGCGCCAACACCGCGCCGCCCGAGGTGGAGCCGGTCGAAGCGCTGGTCGCCACCGCCTACGACTACGCCGACTCGGCCGAGCACCGCGAAGGCATCGCCGCCTTCCTCGCCAAGCGCGCGCCCGATTTCTGA
- a CDS encoding tripartite tricarboxylate transporter substrate binding protein: MNQSFQRRDVLRLAAAGAAVLCGGAATAQSNWPTKPVNMIVPFPAGGGTDAFARPLSGQFAKLTSQTLVIDNRGGAGGTLGASIASKVPADGYTLFMGAVHHAIAPSIYPKLDYDIEKDFVPLMLLANVPQVVVVNPKRVPATTIQEFIALVKRSPGKFNYGSAGAGTSHHLAGELFKIQTGTFITHIPYRGAGPALADLISGNVDLMFDGLGSSAQHIKSGRIKALMVAGAKRNPAFPDVPCAAEVGLPDYTVTTWYGLWTPKSTPADVQAKVVEDMKKSLASDELKAIWAQNGSEIPNLTMAAYGGFVNSEIKRWAAVVKASGAKLE; the protein is encoded by the coding sequence ATGAACCAGAGTTTTCAGCGGCGCGACGTGTTGCGCCTGGCGGCTGCGGGCGCGGCGGTTCTGTGCGGCGGCGCCGCGACCGCGCAGAGCAACTGGCCGACCAAGCCGGTCAACATGATCGTGCCGTTCCCGGCCGGCGGCGGCACCGACGCCTTCGCGCGTCCGCTGTCGGGCCAGTTCGCCAAGCTCACGAGCCAGACCCTGGTGATCGACAACCGCGGCGGCGCGGGCGGCACGCTGGGCGCGAGCATCGCCTCCAAGGTGCCGGCCGACGGCTACACGCTGTTCATGGGCGCGGTGCACCATGCGATCGCGCCCTCGATCTATCCCAAGCTCGACTACGACATCGAGAAGGACTTCGTGCCGCTGATGCTGCTGGCCAACGTGCCGCAGGTGGTGGTGGTCAATCCGAAGCGCGTGCCCGCCACGACCATCCAGGAATTCATCGCGCTGGTGAAGCGCAGCCCCGGCAAGTTCAACTACGGCTCGGCCGGCGCGGGCACCTCGCACCACCTCGCGGGCGAGCTGTTCAAGATCCAGACCGGCACCTTCATCACCCACATCCCGTACCGCGGCGCGGGCCCGGCGCTGGCCGACCTGATCTCGGGCAACGTCGACCTGATGTTCGACGGCCTCGGCTCCTCGGCGCAGCACATCAAGAGCGGCCGCATCAAGGCGCTGATGGTCGCGGGCGCGAAGCGCAACCCGGCGTTTCCCGACGTGCCCTGCGCGGCCGAGGTGGGCCTGCCCGACTACACCGTGACCACCTGGTACGGCCTGTGGACGCCCAAGAGCACGCCGGCCGACGTGCAGGCCAAGGTGGTCGAGGACATGAAGAAATCGCTCGCGAGCGACGAGCTCAAGGCCATCTGGGCGCAGAACGGCTCCGAGATCCCGAACCTGACCATGGCCGCGTATGGCGGCTTCGTCAATTCGGAGATCAAGCGCTGGGCCGCCGTGGTCAAGGCCTCGGGCGCCAAGCTCGAATGA
- a CDS encoding GntR family transcriptional regulator, with the protein MRLVHNSLHDEVATTLREQIFDGTLAPGSFVDEVALCERLSISRTPLREALKVLTAEGLLRHEPRRGCFVREVTERDLDEIFPVIALLEGRCAFEAARNASDAELHELDALHERLVRHAKAKRINDYYATNHLIHEAIIQLADNKWLAQVIGDLRKILKLARQQQLHAPGRLEQSLSEHLAVFAALKARDSEGADAAMRTHMTRQREALREVMRNQQKSRVMP; encoded by the coding sequence ATGCGCCTGGTCCACAACTCCCTGCACGACGAAGTCGCCACCACGCTGCGCGAGCAGATCTTCGACGGCACCCTGGCGCCCGGCAGCTTCGTCGACGAGGTCGCGCTGTGCGAGCGACTGTCGATCTCGCGCACGCCGTTGCGCGAGGCGCTCAAGGTGCTCACGGCCGAAGGCCTGCTGCGCCACGAGCCGCGCCGCGGCTGCTTCGTGCGCGAGGTGACCGAGCGCGACCTCGACGAGATCTTCCCGGTCATCGCGCTGCTCGAGGGCCGCTGCGCCTTCGAGGCGGCGCGCAACGCCAGCGATGCCGAGCTGCACGAGCTCGACGCCCTGCACGAGCGGCTGGTGCGCCACGCCAAGGCCAAGCGCATCAACGACTACTACGCCACCAACCACCTGATCCACGAGGCCATCATCCAGCTGGCCGACAACAAGTGGCTGGCCCAGGTGATCGGCGACCTGCGCAAGATCCTCAAGCTCGCGCGCCAGCAGCAGCTGCATGCGCCGGGGCGGCTCGAGCAGAGCCTGTCGGAGCATCTCGCGGTGTTCGCGGCGCTCAAGGCGCGCGACAGCGAAGGCGCCGATGCCGCGATGCGCACCCACATGACGCGCCAGCGCGAGGCGCTGCGCGAGGTGATGCGCAACCAGCAGAAATCGCGGGTCATGCCATGA
- a CDS encoding phenylacetaldoxime dehydratase family protein, whose product MESAIDEHLKCPRTRTRRVEDDYTPPYPVWSARADRAVTQVVMGYFGVQSLGAAQQGRACAALMRIARDFARPDGPLHHDLTHYVDAEGHDNMIAIAYWTDPAAFARWSATPEIDDWWQSDERLHEGLGYFREIVSPRVQHFETMFNTPDRLEGIGVAMGRVSGELQEHGYWGSMRDRIPLSQTDPMSPSGTRAAIGDAPAPGRRVRIAGHEHVAMIRSGQEWTDTTGQERTLYLEEMEPVLREGMDFLRDQGLAIGCYSNRYMRHLDARGAPLQKSFGLSFWRSLADMERWAESHPTHVAIFGSFMRYVQALNFQLQLRVYHEVSVLKADEQRYEYINCHARTGLMNGMG is encoded by the coding sequence ATGGAATCCGCCATCGACGAGCACCTGAAGTGCCCGCGCACGCGCACCCGCCGCGTGGAGGACGACTACACACCGCCCTACCCCGTCTGGTCGGCGCGCGCCGACCGCGCGGTCACGCAGGTGGTGATGGGCTACTTCGGCGTGCAGTCGCTCGGCGCCGCGCAGCAGGGCCGCGCCTGCGCCGCGCTGATGCGCATCGCGCGCGACTTCGCGCGGCCCGACGGCCCGCTGCACCACGACCTCACGCACTATGTCGATGCCGAGGGCCACGACAACATGATCGCGATCGCCTACTGGACCGATCCGGCGGCCTTCGCGCGCTGGAGCGCGACGCCCGAGATCGACGACTGGTGGCAGTCGGACGAGCGGCTGCACGAGGGCCTGGGCTACTTCCGCGAGATCGTGTCGCCGCGCGTGCAGCACTTCGAGACCATGTTCAACACGCCCGACCGGCTCGAGGGCATCGGCGTGGCCATGGGCCGCGTGAGCGGCGAGCTGCAGGAGCATGGCTACTGGGGATCGATGCGCGACCGCATCCCGCTGTCGCAGACCGATCCGATGTCGCCCTCGGGCACGCGCGCCGCGATCGGCGACGCGCCCGCGCCGGGCCGGCGTGTGCGCATCGCGGGCCATGAACACGTCGCGATGATCCGCTCGGGCCAGGAATGGACCGACACCACCGGCCAGGAGCGCACGCTCTATCTCGAGGAGATGGAGCCGGTGCTGCGCGAGGGCATGGACTTCCTGCGCGACCAGGGCCTGGCGATCGGCTGCTACAGCAACCGCTACATGCGGCACCTCGATGCGCGCGGCGCGCCGCTGCAGAAGTCCTTCGGCCTGAGCTTCTGGCGCTCGCTGGCCGACATGGAGCGCTGGGCCGAATCGCATCCGACCCACGTGGCGATCTTCGGCAGCTTCATGCGCTATGTGCAGGCGCTGAACTTCCAGCTGCAGCTGCGCGTGTACCACGAGGTGTCGGTGCTCAAGGCCGACGAGCAGCGCTACGAATACATCAACTGCCATGCACGCACGGGATTGATGAACGGCATGGGTTGA
- a CDS encoding carbon-nitrogen hydrolase family protein, whose translation MPTTVHPKLRVAAVQAAPVFLDLDGTIDKTIALMAQAAAQGVKLIAFPETWIPGYPWWIWLDSPAWGMQFVQRYHDNSLVIGSAEFERLQAAARQHSIWLSFGFSEKAAGSLYIAQALIDDQGQVAQTRRKLKPTHVERTVFGEGDGADLHVVPTAIGNIGSLCCWEHLQPLSKYAMYSQNEQIHCAAWPSFSLYRGAANALGAEVNNAASQVYAVEGGCFVLAPCATVSKAMSELMCTDAGKQQMLGVGGGHARIYGPDGSALGTPLPETEEGLVIADIDLGMISLAKAAADPSGHYSRPDVTQLLLNKTRREPVVVQLTPVPEGNAAEPVEA comes from the coding sequence ATGCCCACCACCGTTCACCCCAAGCTCCGCGTCGCCGCCGTGCAGGCCGCGCCCGTGTTCCTCGACCTCGACGGCACCATCGACAAGACCATCGCCCTGATGGCGCAGGCCGCCGCGCAAGGCGTGAAGCTGATCGCCTTTCCCGAGACCTGGATCCCCGGCTACCCGTGGTGGATCTGGCTCGACTCGCCGGCCTGGGGCATGCAGTTCGTGCAGCGCTACCACGACAACTCGCTGGTGATCGGCTCGGCCGAGTTCGAGCGCCTGCAGGCGGCCGCGCGCCAGCATTCGATCTGGCTCTCGTTCGGCTTCAGCGAGAAGGCCGCGGGCAGCCTCTACATCGCGCAGGCGCTGATCGACGACCAGGGCCAGGTGGCGCAGACGCGCCGCAAGCTCAAGCCCACGCACGTGGAGCGCACCGTGTTCGGCGAAGGCGACGGCGCCGACCTGCACGTGGTGCCCACCGCCATCGGCAACATCGGCTCGCTGTGCTGCTGGGAACACCTGCAGCCGCTGAGCAAGTACGCGATGTACTCGCAGAACGAGCAGATCCACTGCGCGGCCTGGCCCAGCTTCTCGCTCTACCGCGGCGCGGCCAACGCGCTGGGCGCCGAGGTCAACAATGCCGCGAGCCAGGTCTATGCGGTCGAGGGCGGCTGCTTCGTGCTCGCGCCCTGCGCCACGGTGTCGAAGGCGATGAGCGAGCTGATGTGCACCGACGCCGGCAAGCAGCAGATGCTGGGCGTGGGCGGCGGCCATGCGCGCATCTACGGGCCCGACGGCTCGGCCCTGGGCACGCCGCTGCCCGAGACCGAGGAAGGCCTGGTGATCGCCGACATCGACCTCGGGATGATCTCGCTCGCGAAGGCCGCGGCCGATCCGAGCGGCCACTACTCGCGCCCCGACGTCACGCAGCTGCTGCTCAACAAGACGCGCCGCGAACCCGTGGTGGTGCAGCTCACGCCCGTGCCGGAAGGCAACGCGGCCGAGCCGGTCGAGGCCTGA
- a CDS encoding malonyl-CoA synthase, translated as MKKTANANLFAALRAAFPADLDAIAVETDNGLAYSWRDLDRASAMIANLLDALKLEKGARIAVQVEKSVEAMLLYLATLRAGYVFLPLNTAYQSAEIEYFIGNAEPAVVVCTSRNAAWVAPLTTAAGTRHVFTLDDDRSGTLLEVAAGCSDVHKPAVKSADDLAAILYTSGTTGRSKGAMLTHGNLLSNAEVLKDYWGWTEGDVLIHALPIFHVHGLFVALHGALLNGSKILWFSKFDPKRIAAKLPEATVFMGVPTLYVRLLAEPGLTREAVRNMRLFVAGSAPLLIETFDEWRERTGHTILERYGMSETIMLTSNPYRPEQGERRGGTVGFALPGVQLRVRDDQGRDCTTDEIGGIEVSGPNVFAGYWRMPEKTQEEFTADGFFKTGDVGKIDGRGYITIVGRSKDLIISGGYNVYPAEIEGYINEMAGVAESAVVGVPHPDFGEVGVAIVIAKPGATLDGDAIVAELKAKLANFKIPKRCFIVPELPRNTMGKVQKALLRGEHKGLFA; from the coding sequence ATGAAGAAGACCGCCAACGCCAACCTGTTCGCCGCCCTGCGCGCGGCCTTTCCCGCCGACCTCGATGCCATCGCGGTCGAGACCGACAACGGCCTCGCGTACTCGTGGCGCGACCTCGACCGCGCGAGCGCGATGATCGCCAACCTGCTCGACGCGCTGAAGCTCGAGAAGGGCGCGCGCATCGCGGTGCAGGTCGAGAAGTCGGTCGAGGCGATGCTGCTGTACCTCGCGACCCTGCGCGCGGGCTATGTGTTCCTGCCGCTCAACACCGCCTACCAGAGCGCCGAGATCGAGTACTTCATCGGCAACGCCGAGCCCGCCGTGGTGGTCTGCACCAGCCGCAACGCGGCCTGGGTGGCGCCGCTGACCACGGCCGCCGGCACCCGCCACGTGTTCACGCTCGACGACGACCGCAGCGGCACCCTGCTCGAGGTCGCGGCCGGCTGCAGCGACGTGCACAAGCCGGCCGTGAAGTCGGCCGACGACCTGGCCGCGATCCTCTACACCAGCGGCACCACCGGCCGCAGCAAGGGCGCGATGCTCACGCACGGCAACCTGCTGTCGAATGCCGAGGTGCTCAAGGACTACTGGGGCTGGACCGAGGGCGACGTGCTGATCCACGCGCTGCCGATCTTCCATGTGCACGGTCTGTTCGTGGCGCTGCATGGCGCGCTGCTCAACGGCAGCAAGATCCTCTGGTTCTCCAAGTTCGATCCCAAGCGCATCGCCGCGAAGCTGCCCGAAGCCACCGTGTTCATGGGCGTGCCCACGCTCTACGTGCGCCTCTTGGCCGAGCCCGGCCTCACGCGCGAGGCGGTGCGCAACATGCGCCTGTTCGTCGCGGGTTCGGCGCCGCTCCTGATCGAGACCTTCGACGAATGGCGCGAGCGCACCGGCCACACCATCCTCGAGCGCTACGGCATGAGCGAGACCATCATGCTGACCTCGAACCCCTACCGCCCCGAGCAGGGCGAGCGCCGCGGCGGCACCGTCGGCTTCGCGCTGCCGGGCGTGCAGCTGCGCGTGCGCGACGACCAGGGCCGCGACTGCACCACCGACGAGATCGGCGGCATCGAGGTCAGCGGTCCCAACGTGTTCGCGGGCTACTGGCGCATGCCCGAGAAGACGCAGGAGGAGTTCACGGCCGACGGTTTCTTCAAGACCGGCGACGTGGGCAAGATCGACGGCCGCGGCTACATCACCATCGTCGGGCGCAGCAAGGACCTGATCATCAGCGGCGGCTACAACGTCTATCCGGCCGAGATCGAGGGCTACATCAACGAGATGGCCGGCGTGGCCGAGAGCGCGGTGGTCGGCGTGCCGCATCCCGACTTCGGCGAGGTCGGCGTGGCGATCGTCATCGCCAAGCCCGGCGCCACGCTCGATGGCGACGCGATCGTGGCCGAGCTCAAGGCCAAGCTCGCGAACTTCAAGATCCCCAAGCGCTGCTTCATCGTGCCGGAGCTGCCGCGCAACACCATGGGCAAGGTGCAGAAGGCGCTGCTGCGCGGCGAGCACAAGGGCTTGTTCGCCTAG